One Ictalurus furcatus strain D&B chromosome 24, Billie_1.0, whole genome shotgun sequence DNA segment encodes these proteins:
- the prkcsh gene encoding glucosidase 2 subunit beta isoform X2, whose amino-acid sequence MISSSRYFVHFANLRLLQSRNTILSVSDLLHTLFLMSCTHLLLVLSLAVGSAVTVEVQRPRGVPLSKRHFYDENSPFTCLDGSRTIPFDRVNDDYCDCKDGSDEPGTAACPNGSFHCTNAGYRPTYIPSSRINDGICDCCDTTDEYNSGAKCENTCKEMGRKEKEVLQKMAEVTKEGFLLKQQLIQEAKKTQQEKQNKLNDLQNSKKELEEKVEDMRTIKETAEQPEKEAKERHLKAWEEQKAVISAEKDKAKMAEAFLELDDDVDGFVSVAELQMHTELDSDADGTFSDTEAQGLLGGVDQVDTAAFESIWNNIKDKYVSESQPKEPAPAETPAEESKEPVVDNDSETYPDDDDDDVPEEEEEDVDEEDDYPEEDLDKAPSSIKTPEKIEEEDTMPSYDAETQALIDAAQKTRDDFEEAERALREVEDQIRNIEKELTFDFGPSVEFAYLYSQCYELTTSEYIYRLCPFNRVSQKPKYGGSETNLGTWGTWAGSEDNKYLVMKYEHGTGCWQGPNRSTTVKMTCGKETMVTSTSEPSRCEYLMEFTTPAVCAEPSTIDPSLHGHDEF is encoded by the exons ATGATTAGCTCGAGTCGTTATTTTGTGCACTTTGCCAATCTCCGGTTACTGCAAAGCAGAAACACC ATATTATCTGTCTCCGACCTCCTTCATACTCTGTTCCTCATGAGCTGCACACATCTACTGCTGGTCCTGAGCCTGGCTGTGGGCTCAGCCGTGACCGTGGAGGTCCAGAGGCCTCGGGGAGTTCCCCTGTCCA AACGACATTTCTATGATGAGAACAGCCCGTTCACTTGCCTGGACGGCTCCCGCACCATTCCTTTTGACCGAGTGAATGACGACTACTGCGACTGCAAAGACGGCTCCGATGAACcag GCACTGCTGCTTGTCCCAACGGGAGCTTCCACTGCACGAACGCCGGCTACCGACCCACTTACATCCCGTCCTCCCGCATTAACGACGGCATATGTG ACTGCTGTGACACCACCGATGAGTACAACAGTGGGGCCAAATGTGAAAACACCTGCAA GGAGATGGGCCGAAAGGAGAAGGAGGTTTTGCAGAAGATGGCAGAGGTCACCAAAGAAGGTTTCCTCCTCAAACAGCAGCTCATTCAGGAAGCTAAGAAAACCCAACAAgaaaaacag AACAAGCTGAATGACCTGCAGAACAGTAAGAAGGAGTTGGAGGAGAAAGTGGAGGACATGAGGACCATTAAAGAGACAGCAGAACAGCCAGAGAAGGAAGCCAAAGAGCGCCATCTTAAGGCTTGGGAGG AACAAAAAGCAGTGATCAGTGCAGAGAAGGACAAAGCCAAGATGGCAGAAGCTTTTCTTGAGCTGGATGATGATGTGGATGGATT tgtttcgGTTGCCGAGCTGCAGATGCACACGGAGCTAGATTCCGATGCGGATGGCACTTTTTCTGACACGGAGGCCCAG GGGTTGCTAGGAGGAGTCGACCAGGTAGACACAGCAGCTTTTGAAAGCATTTGGAACAACATTAAGGACAAGTATGTCTCCGAG TCTCAGCCTAAGGAGCCAGCTCCAGCAGAAACTCCGGCAGAAGAAAGTAAGGAACCAGTCGTGGACAACGACTCCGAGACATACCCcgatgacgacgacgacgacgttccagaagaagaggaagaggacgtTGATGAGGAAGATGATTATCCAGAGGAAGACCTTGATAAG GCTCCTTCCAGCATCAAGACTCCAGAGAAGATAGAGGAAGAAGACACTATGCCGTCTTATGATGCTGAAACTCAAGCTTTAATTGATG CCGCTCAGAAAACCAGAGATGACTTTGAAGAAGCGGAGAGAGCTCTGCGTGAAGTGGAAGATCAGATCAG GAACATCGAGAAGGAGCTTACCTTTGATTTTGGGCCCAGTGTGGAGTTTGCTTACCTGTACAGTCAGTGCTATGAGCTCACCACTAGCGA ATATATCTACAGACTCTGTCCGTTTAATCGCGTTTCCCAGAAACCCAAGTACGGAGGCTCAGAGACCAATCTTGG GACTTGGGGAACCTGGGCAGGGTCTGAGGACAATAAGTACCTTGTGATGAAGTATGAGCATGGCACAGGGTGCTGGCAGGGCCCTAACAGGTCCACCACA GTAAAGATGACCTGTGGGAAAGAGACAATGGTCACATCCACCTCGGAGCCCAGTCGCTGTGAATACCTGATGGAGTTCACCACGCCAGCTGTGTGCGCCGAGCCGTCCACCATCGACCCTTCCCTGCACGGGCACGACGAGTTCTAG
- the prkcsh gene encoding glucosidase 2 subunit beta isoform X1, whose protein sequence is MISSSRYFVHFANLRLLQSRNTILSVSDLLHTLFLMSCTHLLLVLSLAVGSAVTVEVQRPRGVPLSKRHFYDENSPFTCLDGSRTIPFDRVNDDYCDCKDGSDEPGTAACPNGSFHCTNAGYRPTYIPSSRINDGICDCCDTTDEYNSGAKCENTCKEMGRKEKEVLQKMAEVTKEGFLLKQQLIQEAKKTQQEKQNKLNDLQNSKKELEEKVEDMRTIKETAEQPEKEAKERHLKAWEEQKAVISAEKDKAKMAEAFLELDDDVDGFVSVAELQMHTELDSDADGTFSDTEAQGLLGGVDQVDTAAFESIWNNIKDKYVSESQPKEPAPAETPAEESKEPVVDNDSETYPDDDDDDVPEEEEEDVDEEDDYPEEDLDKVRKAPSSIKTPEKIEEEDTMPSYDAETQALIDAAQKTRDDFEEAERALREVEDQIRNIEKELTFDFGPSVEFAYLYSQCYELTTSEYIYRLCPFNRVSQKPKYGGSETNLGTWGTWAGSEDNKYLVMKYEHGTGCWQGPNRSTTVKMTCGKETMVTSTSEPSRCEYLMEFTTPAVCAEPSTIDPSLHGHDEF, encoded by the exons ATGATTAGCTCGAGTCGTTATTTTGTGCACTTTGCCAATCTCCGGTTACTGCAAAGCAGAAACACC ATATTATCTGTCTCCGACCTCCTTCATACTCTGTTCCTCATGAGCTGCACACATCTACTGCTGGTCCTGAGCCTGGCTGTGGGCTCAGCCGTGACCGTGGAGGTCCAGAGGCCTCGGGGAGTTCCCCTGTCCA AACGACATTTCTATGATGAGAACAGCCCGTTCACTTGCCTGGACGGCTCCCGCACCATTCCTTTTGACCGAGTGAATGACGACTACTGCGACTGCAAAGACGGCTCCGATGAACcag GCACTGCTGCTTGTCCCAACGGGAGCTTCCACTGCACGAACGCCGGCTACCGACCCACTTACATCCCGTCCTCCCGCATTAACGACGGCATATGTG ACTGCTGTGACACCACCGATGAGTACAACAGTGGGGCCAAATGTGAAAACACCTGCAA GGAGATGGGCCGAAAGGAGAAGGAGGTTTTGCAGAAGATGGCAGAGGTCACCAAAGAAGGTTTCCTCCTCAAACAGCAGCTCATTCAGGAAGCTAAGAAAACCCAACAAgaaaaacag AACAAGCTGAATGACCTGCAGAACAGTAAGAAGGAGTTGGAGGAGAAAGTGGAGGACATGAGGACCATTAAAGAGACAGCAGAACAGCCAGAGAAGGAAGCCAAAGAGCGCCATCTTAAGGCTTGGGAGG AACAAAAAGCAGTGATCAGTGCAGAGAAGGACAAAGCCAAGATGGCAGAAGCTTTTCTTGAGCTGGATGATGATGTGGATGGATT tgtttcgGTTGCCGAGCTGCAGATGCACACGGAGCTAGATTCCGATGCGGATGGCACTTTTTCTGACACGGAGGCCCAG GGGTTGCTAGGAGGAGTCGACCAGGTAGACACAGCAGCTTTTGAAAGCATTTGGAACAACATTAAGGACAAGTATGTCTCCGAG TCTCAGCCTAAGGAGCCAGCTCCAGCAGAAACTCCGGCAGAAGAAAGTAAGGAACCAGTCGTGGACAACGACTCCGAGACATACCCcgatgacgacgacgacgacgttccagaagaagaggaagaggacgtTGATGAGGAAGATGATTATCCAGAGGAAGACCTTGATAAGGTAAGGAAG GCTCCTTCCAGCATCAAGACTCCAGAGAAGATAGAGGAAGAAGACACTATGCCGTCTTATGATGCTGAAACTCAAGCTTTAATTGATG CCGCTCAGAAAACCAGAGATGACTTTGAAGAAGCGGAGAGAGCTCTGCGTGAAGTGGAAGATCAGATCAG GAACATCGAGAAGGAGCTTACCTTTGATTTTGGGCCCAGTGTGGAGTTTGCTTACCTGTACAGTCAGTGCTATGAGCTCACCACTAGCGA ATATATCTACAGACTCTGTCCGTTTAATCGCGTTTCCCAGAAACCCAAGTACGGAGGCTCAGAGACCAATCTTGG GACTTGGGGAACCTGGGCAGGGTCTGAGGACAATAAGTACCTTGTGATGAAGTATGAGCATGGCACAGGGTGCTGGCAGGGCCCTAACAGGTCCACCACA GTAAAGATGACCTGTGGGAAAGAGACAATGGTCACATCCACCTCGGAGCCCAGTCGCTGTGAATACCTGATGGAGTTCACCACGCCAGCTGTGTGCGCCGAGCCGTCCACCATCGACCCTTCCCTGCACGGGCACGACGAGTTCTAG